Proteins encoded by one window of Fusarium graminearum PH-1 chromosome 1, whole genome shotgun sequence:
- a CDS encoding FMP21 protein gives MSRLLTRRYTPSSLRVPITPRLSSTFQSRPGPPKLPAEEQAEFERLQRAASVSSAFQPTEKTAEVTGATPATSQIKHTTTPEKKTDDDMNVGYFRGAPPEFEGDVNPKTGEVGGPKNDPLRWGGESDWSYNGRATDF, from the coding sequence ATGTCCCGCCTTTTAACCCGCCGCTACACACCCTCCAGCCTCCGGGTTCCCATAACCCCCCGgctctcatcaacattccAATCCCGCCCCGGTCCCCCAAAGCTCCCCGCCGAAGAACAAGCCGAATTCGAGCGTCTACAGCGCGCAGCGTCTGTATCATCTGCTTTCCAGCCCACAGAGAAAACAGCAGAGGTCACGGGAGCTACACCTGCTACTTCACAAATTAAGCATACAACTACACCTGAGAAAAAGACAGATGATGATATGAACGTGGGCTACTTCCGGGGTGCGCCTCCAGAATTTGAGGGCGATGTGAATCCCAAGACTGGAGAGGTTGGAGGGCCCAAGAATGATCCTCTTCGATGGGGCGGGGAGAGCGATTGGTCTTACAATGGACGAGCGACGGATTTTTAA